The sequence GAGCCAGTCGCTGGTGGAAAGCAGCTTGGTGCCCCTCCGGACCACGATGCGATCTGGCGCCAGGAGCGCCGCTGCCGCCACAACAGCCCCCTCGCCATGCGGGTCGGAACAAACCAACAGCGACACTGGGCCGTCGGACGCCGTGAGCAAGCCGCTCACTGCCTGGGTCTGCCCTTGGAAAACCTTCACCGCAGGTGCCGATGCCTCCCAGATGACCGCCACCGCAATCGCCACGACCAAGGCCGCGGATGGGATGGCCGTATGCCTGGCACACACGGCGGTCGAGATCCGATCCACCGCAGCGAAGGCAAGCAGCAGCACGGCAGGTATCACCGGCAACAGATAACGCCCGTCAAGACCCGATGGCACTGCGCTGTAAAAGACGACCACGGCGGCGGCCAAGGCCCACAGCACCGCCTCGGTCTCCGCAAGAGAATTTCCCCGCCTCACCCTCCACACCGCACACGCCGCAGAGACCGCCGTGAGGACGCACAACGCAACCCCGAGCAATGCCAACGCATTTTTCAGGTAAAAGGGAAATGCCTGGATCAGGTATGAGCCAAGAGGCACCGAGGACATCCCCTCTTCGGTGATGTGTGCGGTCAACGCCAGCCATGGAACCGCAAGGAGAAGGACAGGGAGCGGCGCCAGCCACAGCTTCGGGGCAAGCAGGACACGCCAGCGCGCCGTCAGCAAGATCGCCAGCGGTGGCACCAAGGCCAGCAACAATCCCGATCCCTTGGTCAGGATCGCCGCAGCGGCCAGCAGGCCGAACGCCAGCGACCAGCGCGCCGTGCCGGTTGCGAGGAAACGCGAGAATGCCAGGGCAGACAGCAAGCACAGCAGCACCAGGAGCATGTCGGACATCACGATCGCCGTGTAGGTCTGGACAAGGTGCACCAGAGGGAAGACGGCTGCCGCTGCGACTGCGGCGGGCAAGCTCATCATCCCCCTGCCCGCCGCGAAAACGATCCATGCCGTGGCCGCAGTGAGCAGCGCAGGCAGCAGCAGCACCGCCGTCCTCGTCCGTGAGGGCAGCAGCCACAAGCCCTCGACCACGTAGAAGCCCGGAGGGTAATGGCCGAGAGCCACCTTCGGGAACCGGTCGTAATAATCCTCGGCATATCTCATCGGATGAACTCCCTCCCATACCGGGCCCGCCAGGTAATCGCGCACCATCAGGCCGGTGACAACATGCGCAGCCTCATCGGCATGCCCGCCGAAATCCGATTCGTAGGCCCCGCTGCGCACCTGCAACGCCAGCGTCAGCGCGAGAAGGATGCCGCACACCAGCAGCGAAACCACATGCGAACTTGCATACGGCCGCCTTACGCCCTTAGCTGCGCCGGGCATGGATAATTTTTTTGAAGGGAGATTCTGAAACGATGCGTTCACCGGATGATGAGGATTTTGATGCGAGCGCCGCAAACTATGACGAGCAGCTCCAGAGGGGCTTGTCGATCAGCGGGGAAACCAAGGAATTCTTCGCCGTCGAACGCGTGAAATGGCTCCGACGGCGCTTCGCCCCCATGGATTTCACGGCTGGCAGATGCCTCGATTTCGGCTGTGGCATCGGCACCGCGACACCATACCTGCTCGATGTGCTTGGAGCCACGTCGGTCGTCGGCACGGATCCTTCCGAGGCATCCCTTGAGATCGCACGCAGCGATTGGAAATCGCGGCCGGCCGATTTTGTCCCTGCGGGCCAGATCACCCCGGGCAGCATGGACCTGGCATTCTGCAACGGGGTCTTCCACCACATCGATCCGTCGAACCGTGTTGGGGCGGCCTCACTCGTGTACCGGAGCCTTCGGCCCGGAGGCCTGTTCGCGCTCTGGGAAAACAACCCCTGGAACCCGCTGACACGGCTTTCCATGAGCCGTGTCCCCTTCGACGCGGATGCGATCATGCTCTGGCCGGGCGAAACCCGCCGCCTGCTGGTGCAATGTGGTTTTGAGGTGCTCTTCACGGATTACAAATTCTTTTTCCCACGCCCGCTGGCGGCACTGCGTTTCCTGGAGCCCAGCCTACGCCGTTGCGTGATGGGGGCGCAATATCTCGTATTGGCGCGCAAGCCTTCCTGAGCGCCATCAGGACTCGCCCTTCTTGAAAACATGGATGGCCAAGAGGCCTATCGCCCACAGCCCCGGCACACTCAGGAAATGGACCAGCGGGAAAAGGATCGCCGTCAGGTCCAAGCCCCCGAAGTGAACCATCCCCCACCGCACCGCAATCGCCCCCACACACAGCAACTCAAGCACCAGCAGGCCCAGCAGAAGGAAAAACAGGCTGTCCTCTTCCAGGCTGAGAACCTTGCGGGTGAGGGCGGTGGATCGCTCGTTGCCGCGCAGGAACAGCACGCAGCTGAATACGTAGAGCTGCCCGCCGGTCAGCCCGCCGAGCAGGAACAGCGCCTGCGAGTGCAGGTCGAACACGTTGAAGATCCCTATCTTTATCGGCCCGAAGACCAAGGTCGCCACCTGCAGCAAGGTGCTGGCGGTGAGCAGCAAAAGCCCGACCGACTCGAAAAACTGGGGGCGCTCGGAAAGGATGAAGAGCAGATGGCGCATGCCGTCGCGCCAGGTCTTGAGGTGGGCGATGCGCCCCTCGCGGTGGGGACGCAGACCTGAAGGGATTTCCACCATCCTGGCACCCGCCTTGAGCGCCTTGATCAGGAGCTCCGAGGCGAACTCCATTCCCGAGGAACGGATGCGCCAGGTCTCGTAGGCCTCCCTGCGCACACAGCGGAACCCTGAATTGCAATCGCTCAGCCTGCCCTTGAAAAACAGGTTGATCAGGCCGGTGAGCACCGGCGTCCCAAGGTAATGGTGCAGGAAGGGCATCGCGCCGGGCTGCACCGTCCCTTTCAGCCGCGATGCGATCGCCATATCCCCATCCTCCCTGACCGCCGCCTCATAAAGTTCCAGGCTGTGCTCTAGCATGTAGGTCGCATCGGCATCCGCGAACATCACATAGCGCCCGGCCGCCGCTCCGAAGCCGCCGCGCAAGGCCGCACCATATCCCTTTTCGCTGACCTCCACCACCCTGGCCCCGTTCGCCCTGGCAATCTCGCGGGATTCGTCGGTGCTGCCGTTGTCGGCCACCAGGATTTCATATTCGAGGGAGCCGCCGTCCAGCGATTTCCTCACCTCGGCGATACAGGAGGCAAGGGTTTCCGCCTCGTTGAGGCAGGGGAAAAGGAATGTCAGATCCATGGATCGGTGTTTCTGTGGTGTTAGGATATCAGTTCGCGCAGAGGGTCATCGGTGCCGCTTGCCTTTAACAAGGAGAAAATGGGACATGCGGCATATATCGGGGATTGCGTGTTGCACTAATGCCTGAACTCCTGCTACACATTCCCCCGAACCTCCACATTAACAAAAACATGAATATCCCAGCACCTGCGATCCGCCTGGCCAGAATCATTGGCATTTCCGCCATAGCAGCGGCCGCTCTCGGCCTGTGCAGCTGCGTTTCGCAGAGCGAGAAAGATTTCGCCGCACAACACGGCTACAAGCGTTCCGACTACTTCGGGGCCGGCCAGAACAAGAACTTTGTGCCTGCGGGCGTGCGCCGCCCGGAATACTTCTACAGCGAAAGCGAGCCGCCGATGGGACGCCCCGGGTTTTAGCGGTTCCGCAGGATTTCCGGCCTGCCGTAGATATGGTCCCGGTGGCCGTTCGGATCCCCAGAGTGCCCGTCTTCCGCGGCGTGGATCAGGTTTGCCATCTCGCGGGCCGAAACATAATGTAACCTCACACCTCCCGGCAGCCCGTTTGCCAGAGCTTTGTGGAAACTGTGTGCCGGATCTCCGAGAAGGGCCGGCATGTTGCGCTCCAGGGCCGCGTGGGTGTGGAGCTTCACGAACACCCAGTTCGGGCTGTTTTTCACACAGATGCCCTGGCGCAGCCAGAGGCCGAACCTGCACATGTCCGGAGGGTTCGCTCCGCTCAGCTCGGCATTTTCAATCCGTGGCAGGATGCCCCATTTCCGGCGACCCAGATTGAGCGCCAGCGGCCCCTGGACACAAAGCAGCTGGTCCCGCTCATCCCGGAGCCCGACAGTGCGCCCAACCTCCGCGTGGATCCCCGTGTCATGCGACTTGGGCAGATCCGTCTCCTTGGCGTAGTAGAGGGAGTTCACCGTCCTTGTCTGTGTCGGGTGCGGGGCCGAGGGCATCGTGAAATCCGCATAGCACCCCGCCTCGCGCAGCACCTCCAACTCCCGGTCCACACCGCAGTTGGCTCCGCTCGGATCGGAATTGTCCAAGGCCCAGTTCCCGTGCACGAAGCCGAAACGCGGCGATCCGGATGGATCGCTAGCCAGAAACCCGTGGCTCCGGTAGCGCGCAACGCCCTCCTTCAGGGCCGCTGCGACATCCCCGGCCGTATCGTCCTTGTGATGGAGCTGCACCTCCACCTCGCTCCCGGTTTCCCGGCACAATGCGGCAAGGCGCTCCAGCACTTCAGGGTCATACTGCTCCAGCGGGTAGAAAAACGTCTGCTTGGGAGGCGCACCGTCCGCATCGCGGAACCGCCGGGTGAGCTGTGCGAACTTGTCCTGCCACTCGTCCATCCTGCGCAGCGCCCCCTCACGGTCGGTGCGGTGATACGGCTCGAAATGGTCGGAGACGCAAAGCATGACATCCGTCGGCTGGGAGGGATCGGGATTTTCCGGGCGGCGGAGAAGCCAGGGGAGCAACCATTTTTCGGCGGAGCGCATCATTGGGTTTTCACCAGCCGACCGGAGTTTTTGCAACCCGCGATTTCAAAAACCGCAACAAACCCATGAAACAAAGAATCTGAAGGTAGAGAAAGCCGCCCGGAACACTGAAAACCCTCATCCGCCGGGATGGGCAGGCGATCCCCACGGCCGCGAGGAGATATAGCAGCAGTTGCAAGGCCAGGCTTAGCGCATAGACAGGCGCTGCGGAGGCCAGCAAGGCGTTGCATGAAAAACAAACCGCCAGCAGCAGCGGCACCGCCAACCTGAGATATTTGTGCGAAACAAGCTGCCACCACAGCCGGTTGCGCACGGGGATCAGCCAGCCGGGATGGCGGAATAGCATCTGGAAATTCCCCGCCAGCGTCCGCGTCTTCCGCCGCCGCTCGCTCTCCACCGTCAGCGGCTGCGGATCGTAGGCGCAGGCGGTGGGCTCGAAGAGTATGCGCCCGCCCGCCAGCATAGCCCGCATCGGCACGACAACATCATCCAGCAGCGTATCGGGAGGCAGGGGCTCGTAGCTTTCCGCGCGCAGGGCGTAGATGGCTCCGGTGCAGCCTATGCAAGAGTCGATCCGCGATTCCGACAAGCGGATGAACTTCTCGAGTTTCCAATAGACATCGATCCCCTTCCCCGGCCCGTCGGTCGCAGCCTTGATTTCCAGGCTACCGCTCACCCCGGACACACCGGGATCGGAAAAGTGCGCCACGAGCCGCCGGATTGCATCCGCTTCGAATACCTGCCTCACATCGGCGAACACAAGGATCTCACCCTTCGCCGCGGCGACCCCCCGGTTGAGCCCCTCCGCCTTCCCGCAGCGGGCCGCTTCGATTGTCCGCACCCTCCCGCCTCCGAAGCTCCGGCTGACATCGGCGGTGGAATCATCGCAGCCATCGCAAACCACGATCACCTCAAGCTCCCCGGGATAGCCGTTTTCCAGCAGGTTCCCCAGCTTCGCCGGGATGCGCGCGGCCTCATTGTGGGCGACAATCACCACCGACACCATGGGCCAAACACCGTCGAAACCGCCGCCCCGCTGCCGCTGCGGAAGGATCCGGACGAGCAGCCAAAGCAATAGCGGATAGCCCAGGTTCGCATAGGCTACCAACAACAGACTAAACCAGAAAAAGAACTCGATCATGATCAGCCTCGCGCGGCGGCTCCCCCGCAAGCCCCGCACCATGGCAAAGGGTCTTTGCCGCCGTCAAGGGCCGTCGGGAACGATTGCTTCCGTTTCCCTCAGCAGCCGAACGCCGAGGAGCCGGAACGCCCGCGCGGGCTGGGCTTCCCCCGTATGGAGCACAACCCGCACAAGCCTCCCGTCCCAAGGCTCCGCAGACCATCGCGCAAGCTGCTCCGAGCGCCCGCGAGGAACAGCTACGCTGCCTCTCCACCTGCTACCGCCCGCGCCGTCCATCCTGATCCCGAGTTCAAAAGGGCTCCCTCGATTTTCCGCCTCGATGAGCAGGCCGGCAAAGCCCTCCGTAACAACGCCTCCGGGAACGGTGTAGCGCAGCCCCTCGTAGCTGCCACCCGCCATCTGCACATCCAGCCCGCCGCCGGATCCGGACACGCGCAACCGGGTGCCTCCCTGCGCCTGCCAAAGCCCATCCGCGCTGCCCGCGACCCATAGCTGCGGAAAAGCCTCCCGCTTCTCGCCGGCGGCTTGCATCTCCGCAAGCAACGGCCTCGCCGCAAACAGCATCATCCCGCAGCCGGCGGACAGGAATGCCAGGCGGGCGACAGCGCTGCGCCGGCTGCGGCCTTGCGGTAAAATCACACACCCCAGCAGGATGCCCCCGCAGTCCGCAAGGAAATCCCCCCATGCGGGGTTCCGACCTGTGAAACCCTGTGCCACCTCGGAAGCGACCGCCAGCAGGAGAGCGGCGAGGACGCAGACGGACGGCGAGCGATAGCGCGGCGGCAGGGAAAGCTGCAAAAAACGCAACAACAGGGTGACAAACGCAAACAATGGGACATGCAGCAGGTTGCGCAGGTTCTCCGCGAAAATAACCCCATGCTCCGGGCCTGGAAGCGGAATCACCAGGGAGAAACCCAACACCGACAGCCCGGCCAAAGCAAAACCTCGGAATTTGGTGGCCGATGCAGTTGGTTCCATCCCGGTAGCTGGAGAGACACTCTCCGTGCCTAGGCTAGCCCATTGTGCCGACCTTGGCATTGACTTTCTGAAGGCTATTCCCAAAGTTCGCCGCCCATGACACTTGAGACAATGTCCAACCAGCAGCTTTCCATCAGCGTCTTCGGGCTCGGGTATGTCGGCAGTGTCGTCGCCGCACTCCTTGCCAGCCGCGGCCATTCCGTCATCGGGGTGGATGTCATCCAGTCCAAGGTCGATGCCATGAACGCCGGCCGGGCCACCTTCCACGAGCCGGAACTCGCCGAGCTCACCTCCGGGGCATGGGGACTAAAGCGCCTCCGGGCGACGACCAGCACCGCCGAGGCGATCGCCTCAACGGATGTATCCCTGATCTGCGTCGGCACCCCTTCGACCGCGGCCGGATCCCTCGACCTCACCTTCGTGGAGGAGGTCACCGCCAACATTGCGGACGCACTGCGCAGCAAGCCGGGCAAACACCATCTTGTCTATCGCAGCACCATGCTGCCGGGCTCCACGCGGGGCCTGGTGGAGAAACATCTCAAGGATCTCGTCGATGACGGCGGGCTGGAGGTTTTCTTCTACCCGGAGTTCCTGCGCCAGGGATCTGCCGTCCAGGACATGGTCGAGCCCAGCCTCTCGGTCATCGGGTCTTACCGCAAGGGCGGCGACATCTCCCCGATCAACGAACTCATCGGCCCCCATGCGGACCAAACCGATCTCGAATCCGCAGAACTGATCAAATACGCCTGCAACGCATTCCACGCCTCCAAGGTCGCATTCGCCAACGAGATCGGGCGCATCGCCAAGAGCATCGGCGTGGATGGTGTCGATGTCATGCGGGTGCTCTGCCAGGACACCCGGCTCAACATTTCCACATACTACCTCCGCCCGGGAACGCCTTTCGGGGGATCCTGCTTGCCCAAGGATGTCAGCGCGCTCGCGCAGCTTGCCAGGAACAAGGCGCTAGCGACGCCCATGCTCGAAAGCCTGCTCGCCAGCAACGCGGATCACATGGATCACCTCACCGAGATGGCGGAGCAAGCCGCCGGAAAATCCGGAATCCTGCTGCTAGGGCTTTCGTTCAAGGACCAAACCGACGATCTGCGCGGCAGCGCCGCATTCGAGCTTGCGACCCGCCTCCTGCTGAGGAACCACAAAATCGCGATCTATGACCCCTTGTTGGCGCCGGAAAAATTCACAGGCGCCCTGGAGCGCATCGCCAGCCTCCGTCTCCCTAACCTCGCCTCGCTCATGAAGGACGACCTCGGGACGGCGATCAGCCAGAACCAGACCATCATCGTCTTCAACCGCTGCGCCGGGCTCGAGGATCTACGCCCCCACCTGACCCCGGCCCACCGCATCATCGATGTCACCCGCTGGCCGGAACTGGC comes from Akkermansiaceae bacterium and encodes:
- a CDS encoding glycosyltransferase family 39 protein; translation: MPGAAKGVRRPYASSHVVSLLVCGILLALTLALQVRSGAYESDFGGHADEAAHVVTGLMVRDYLAGPVWEGVHPMRYAEDYYDRFPKVALGHYPPGFYVVEGLWLLPSRTRTAVLLLPALLTAATAWIVFAAGRGMMSLPAAVAAAAVFPLVHLVQTYTAIVMSDMLLVLLCLLSALAFSRFLATGTARWSLAFGLLAAAAILTKGSGLLLALVPPLAILLTARWRVLLAPKLWLAPLPVLLLAVPWLALTAHITEEGMSSVPLGSYLIQAFPFYLKNALALLGVALCVLTAVSAACAVWRVRRGNSLAETEAVLWALAAAVVVFYSAVPSGLDGRYLLPVIPAVLLLAFAAVDRISTAVCARHTAIPSAALVVAIAVAVIWEASAPAVKVFQGQTQAVSGLLTASDGPVSLLVCSDPHGEGAVVAAAALLAPDRIVVRRGTKLLSTSDWLGRGYAANFSTDEEMWELLETAAITHVIVDEGVPESAVWPHQAAVSKAIQGRRDLFPRVTEQPSRRRDLRSRLRIAELPD
- a CDS encoding class I SAM-dependent methyltransferase, whose amino-acid sequence is MRSPDDEDFDASAANYDEQLQRGLSISGETKEFFAVERVKWLRRRFAPMDFTAGRCLDFGCGIGTATPYLLDVLGATSVVGTDPSEASLEIARSDWKSRPADFVPAGQITPGSMDLAFCNGVFHHIDPSNRVGAASLVYRSLRPGGLFALWENNPWNPLTRLSMSRVPFDADAIMLWPGETRRLLVQCGFEVLFTDYKFFFPRPLAALRFLEPSLRRCVMGAQYLVLARKPS
- a CDS encoding glycosyltransferase family 2 protein, encoding MDLTFLFPCLNEAETLASCIAEVRKSLDGGSLEYEILVADNGSTDESREIARANGARVVEVSEKGYGAALRGGFGAAAGRYVMFADADATYMLEHSLELYEAAVREDGDMAIASRLKGTVQPGAMPFLHHYLGTPVLTGLINLFFKGRLSDCNSGFRCVRREAYETWRIRSSGMEFASELLIKALKAGARMVEIPSGLRPHREGRIAHLKTWRDGMRHLLFILSERPQFFESVGLLLLTASTLLQVATLVFGPIKIGIFNVFDLHSQALFLLGGLTGGQLYVFSCVLFLRGNERSTALTRKVLSLEEDSLFFLLLGLLVLELLCVGAIAVRWGMVHFGGLDLTAILFPLVHFLSVPGLWAIGLLAIHVFKKGES
- a CDS encoding glycosyltransferase family 2 protein, whose product is MIEFFFWFSLLLVAYANLGYPLLLWLLVRILPQRQRGGGFDGVWPMVSVVIVAHNEAARIPAKLGNLLENGYPGELEVIVVCDGCDDSTADVSRSFGGGRVRTIEAARCGKAEGLNRGVAAAKGEILVFADVRQVFEADAIRRLVAHFSDPGVSGVSGSLEIKAATDGPGKGIDVYWKLEKFIRLSESRIDSCIGCTGAIYALRAESYEPLPPDTLLDDVVVPMRAMLAGGRILFEPTACAYDPQPLTVESERRRKTRTLAGNFQMLFRHPGWLIPVRNRLWWQLVSHKYLRLAVPLLLAVCFSCNALLASAAPVYALSLALQLLLYLLAAVGIACPSRRMRVFSVPGGFLYLQILCFMGLLRFLKSRVAKTPVGW
- a CDS encoding UDP-glucose/GDP-mannose dehydrogenase family protein; this translates as MTLETMSNQQLSISVFGLGYVGSVVAALLASRGHSVIGVDVIQSKVDAMNAGRATFHEPELAELTSGAWGLKRLRATTSTAEAIASTDVSLICVGTPSTAAGSLDLTFVEEVTANIADALRSKPGKHHLVYRSTMLPGSTRGLVEKHLKDLVDDGGLEVFFYPEFLRQGSAVQDMVEPSLSVIGSYRKGGDISPINELIGPHADQTDLESAELIKYACNAFHASKVAFANEIGRIAKSIGVDGVDVMRVLCQDTRLNISTYYLRPGTPFGGSCLPKDVSALAQLARNKALATPMLESLLASNADHMDHLTEMAEQAAGKSGILLLGLSFKDQTDDLRGSAAFELATRLLLRNHKIAIYDPLLAPEKFTGALERIASLRLPNLASLMKDDLGTAISQNQTIIVFNRCAGLEDLRPHLTPAHRIIDVTRWPELAGLPGEYTGICW